From Luteococcus japonicus, one genomic window encodes:
- a CDS encoding ATP-dependent Clp protease ATP-binding subunit has protein sequence MFERFTDRARRVVVLAQDEAKMLNHNYIGTEHILLGLIHEGEGVAAKALEQMGISLEAVRSEVEEIIGHGQTVPTGHIPFTPRAKKVLELSLREALQMNHSYIGTEHILLGLVREGEGVAAQVLIKLGADLNRVRNTVLQLLSGGQGKEAATAGAPDVGPAPSSATVLDQFGRNLTQAARDGKLDPVIGRDKEIERVMVVLSRRTKNNPVLIGEPGVGKSACVEGLAQAIVRGDVPETLRDKQIYTLDLGALVAGSRYRGDFEERLKKVLKEIKTRGDIMLFIDEIHTLVGAGAAEGAIDAASILKPMLARGELQTIGATTLDEYRKHIEKDAALERRFQPIQVAEPSIALTVDILKGLRDRYESHHRITISDEALTAAANLASRYIQDRFLPDKAIDLIDEAGARMRIRRMTAPPDLREFDEKIAAVRLEKEAAIDGQDFERAASLRDDEKKLLAERAEKEEEWKAGDSDAPAMVGEEEIAEVLSSSTGIPVFKLTEEESSRLLQMEAELGKRYIGQDDAVKALSRSIRRTRAGLKDPKRPSGSFIFAGPSGVGKTELTKALTEFLFGDEDALITLDMSEYSEKHTASRMFGSPPGYVGYEEGGQLTEKVRRKPFSVILFDEIEKAHPDIFNSLLQILDEGRLTDAQGRVVDFKNTVIVMTTNLGSRDISKAVSLGFNRQGDEASSYEKMKAKVSDELKQHFRPEFLNRVDEVVVFHQLTQADIERIVDLMVAQIEGRLKDKDMGIELTPAAKTLIAKRGFDPLLGARPLRRALQRDIEDVLAEKILFGELKAGEIVVVDVAGEGSTEPFAFTGTKKAELPDSPPTDFAADAQGEQGEAQQG, from the coding sequence ATGTTTGAGCGGTTTACCGACCGGGCGCGGCGCGTTGTCGTGCTCGCCCAGGACGAAGCCAAGATGCTGAACCACAACTACATCGGCACCGAGCACATCCTGCTGGGCCTCATCCATGAGGGTGAAGGCGTTGCCGCCAAGGCCCTGGAGCAGATGGGCATCTCGCTCGAGGCCGTGCGCAGTGAGGTCGAGGAGATCATCGGCCACGGTCAGACCGTGCCGACGGGTCACATCCCGTTCACTCCGCGCGCCAAGAAGGTGCTGGAGCTGAGCCTGCGTGAGGCCCTGCAGATGAACCACTCGTACATCGGCACCGAGCACATCCTGCTCGGGCTGGTGCGTGAGGGTGAGGGCGTTGCCGCCCAGGTGTTGATCAAGCTGGGCGCGGACCTCAACCGGGTGCGCAACACCGTCCTGCAGCTGCTCTCGGGTGGCCAGGGCAAGGAGGCCGCCACGGCCGGTGCGCCCGATGTCGGTCCGGCTCCCAGCTCCGCGACGGTGCTGGACCAGTTCGGCCGCAACCTGACCCAGGCTGCCCGCGACGGCAAGCTCGACCCGGTCATCGGCCGGGACAAGGAGATCGAGCGCGTGATGGTCGTGCTCAGCCGTCGTACCAAGAACAACCCGGTGCTGATCGGTGAGCCGGGCGTCGGCAAGTCCGCATGCGTCGAGGGCCTGGCGCAGGCGATCGTGCGCGGTGACGTGCCCGAGACCCTGCGGGACAAGCAGATCTACACGCTGGACCTGGGCGCCCTGGTGGCCGGTTCGCGTTACCGCGGTGACTTCGAGGAGCGCCTGAAGAAGGTGCTCAAGGAGATCAAGACCCGTGGCGACATCATGCTGTTCATCGACGAGATCCACACCCTGGTGGGTGCGGGTGCCGCCGAGGGCGCCATTGACGCCGCGTCGATCCTCAAGCCGATGCTGGCCCGTGGTGAGCTGCAGACCATCGGTGCCACCACGCTCGACGAGTACCGCAAGCACATCGAGAAGGATGCCGCGCTGGAGCGTCGTTTCCAGCCGATCCAGGTGGCCGAGCCGAGCATCGCGCTCACCGTGGACATCCTCAAGGGCCTGCGCGACCGCTACGAGTCGCACCACCGGATCACCATCAGCGACGAGGCCCTGACCGCGGCCGCCAACCTGGCTTCGCGCTACATCCAGGACCGCTTCCTGCCGGACAAGGCGATCGACCTGATCGACGAGGCCGGGGCACGGATGCGTATCCGTCGGATGACCGCTCCGCCGGACCTGCGCGAGTTCGACGAGAAGATCGCCGCCGTGCGCCTGGAGAAGGAGGCCGCCATCGACGGCCAGGACTTCGAGCGTGCCGCCTCCCTGCGTGACGACGAGAAGAAGCTCCTCGCCGAGCGCGCCGAGAAGGAGGAGGAGTGGAAGGCCGGTGACTCCGACGCCCCCGCCATGGTGGGCGAGGAGGAGATTGCCGAGGTGCTGTCCAGCTCCACCGGCATCCCGGTCTTCAAGCTGACCGAGGAGGAGTCCAGCCGTCTGCTGCAGATGGAGGCAGAGCTGGGCAAGCGATACATCGGCCAGGACGACGCGGTGAAGGCGCTCTCGCGCTCCATCCGTCGTACCCGTGCGGGTCTGAAGGATCCCAAGCGTCCCTCGGGTTCGTTCATCTTCGCCGGCCCCTCCGGTGTCGGCAAGACCGAGCTGACCAAGGCGCTGACGGAATTCCTGTTCGGCGACGAGGATGCCCTGATCACCCTCGACATGTCCGAGTACTCGGAGAAGCACACCGCCTCGCGGATGTTCGGCTCCCCGCCCGGATATGTTGGATATGAGGAGGGTGGACAGCTCACCGAGAAGGTGCGTCGCAAGCCCTTCAGCGTGATCCTCTTCGACGAGATCGAGAAGGCCCACCCGGACATCTTCAACTCGCTGCTGCAGATCCTGGACGAGGGTCGTCTGACCGATGCCCAGGGCCGTGTGGTGGACTTCAAGAACACCGTGATCGTGATGACGACGAACCTGGGTTCGCGCGACATCTCGAAGGCGGTCAGCCTGGGCTTCAACCGCCAGGGCGACGAGGCATCCAGCTACGAGAAGATGAAGGCGAAGGTCTCCGACGAGCTCAAGCAGCACTTCCGTCCGGAGTTCCTGAACCGTGTCGATGAGGTCGTGGTCTTCCACCAGCTGACGCAGGCCGACATCGAGCGCATCGTGGACCTGATGGTCGCCCAGATCGAGGGGCGCCTGAAGGACAAGGACATGGGCATCGAGCTGACACCTGCCGCCAAGACGCTGATCGCCAAGCGTGGTTTCGATCCGCTGCTCGGTGCACGCCCACTGCGTCGTGCCCTGCAGCGTGACATCGAGGACGTGCTGGCCGAGAAGATCCTGTTCGGCGAGTTGAAGGCCGGGGAGATCGTGGTGGTCGACGTCGCGGGTGAGGGTTCCACCGAGCCCTTCGCCTTCACCGGAACGAAGAAGGCCGAGCTGCCCGATTCGCCGCCGACGGACTTCGCCGCCGATGCCCAGGGCGAGCAGGGCGAAGCCCAGCAGGGCTGA
- a CDS encoding histone-like nucleoid-structuring protein Lsr2 has translation MAQRVHIVLEDDVDGSEAAETVSFSLDGVSYEIDLSEQNAAKLRDELALWVGHARRVGGRRSTGKKPGKGSAANDIRAWAQAQGMQVSARGRVSAEVREAYEKANA, from the coding sequence ATGGCCCAGCGCGTGCACATCGTTCTTGAAGATGACGTCGACGGTTCCGAGGCCGCGGAGACCGTTTCGTTCTCGCTGGACGGCGTTTCCTATGAAATTGACCTGAGCGAGCAGAATGCCGCCAAGCTGCGCGACGAGTTGGCGCTCTGGGTTGGCCACGCGCGTCGCGTCGGCGGCCGTCGCTCCACCGGCAAGAAGCCAGGCAAGGGCAGCGCCGCCAATGACATCCGTGCCTGGGCGCAGGCCCAGGGCATGCAGGTCAGCGCCCGTGGCCGCGTCTCCGCCGAGGTTCGCGAGGCCTACGAGAAGGCCAACGCCTGA